Below is a window of Pyrobaculum aerophilum str. IM2 DNA.
CCTTAGCCTCCAGACCCGTTGCAGGGATAAACGCAGGGCAGGCTACCACGGTCATTAAAGCTACATACAACTACAGCCCGCATAAACGCGAAGGGAATCCTCAAGGTGGCAATGCTTTTAAGCCTGTTTTTTTGAGTCATGGTGTCCAGCAAGGCTATAATGTTGGCGTTAATAGGGTTAGTGATCCTCGTATTTGCAAGGGCTGGGGGAATAGCGGTGTATATTAATAGCAGCGTGGAGATCCCGCCCCTGGCGTATTACGACGGAAAGGCGCTGAGGCCAGTCCATGTGACATACGTGGGGGAGTGGGACAGGGCGTTTTGGTATGAGGCCAACGCCACTGTTAATATACCCACGTGGAGTTTTAAAAAAGCCGTAATTTACCTACCGCGCGAAGCCCTCGGGGCTAGAGCCCCGCCTAACTTCAAGAGGGGAGTCCTCCGCGTATATATAAATAATACTGTAGTAGAGCTCGTTGAGGCACCGCCGGAGGTAATAGCCACTTACAGCTATTTAAAGCCAGGCGAGGAGATAAAGGCTAGTAAGGCCAAAGCCACGTGGGTCAAGTCGCCAGTTGGAAGAGGGCCAGCGGAGAGGGATAAGGAGCAGAACGGGAGAGACGCTACTGACAAATTCAGCTCTGTCCTACAAGCGTTTCAAGCGTCTTCTGTTGTCTTTCCAGACGGCGCCTTTATATACAAGCAGTTTAATGGGTTGGTTAACAGTAACAGTGAGCGGTGTTTGGAGGTTTTGAGGACTGACTCCTACAGCCCGCCAGATAATCCGACAGTGGCCTCTGTTGGTTACAACGCCACTTACGTGTGGAGGACTGCGTGGTATGTATTTACCAGTAGTCTCAGCAGCGGGGCAGTTGCGGGGAGGGGGGTAATTAAAGTGTGGGAGGTGGACCCGGCGACGCTAAATAAGAAGTATCTCTTGGGGGCGTGGTCTGTGGATTTGAGAAACGGCTACGTCACGTTCACCACTTCAATCTCTCTGAACTGGCCCGATAAGTTCATAGGCTTAGAGCTGTGTTTCGCCCCCAGCGTCAGCGCCACGTATACAGTAGGCGCAAACGCCACTCTAGGCTTTAGGAAAAACGCCATATCAATTGCCATGGGGAGCTACTCGCTTGGGGTTGTCCCAGTAGACAGGACGCAATATGTGGGTGGCGTTGTGTATTACCAAGTCCTTCGACCCCCCATTAGGAATATTATTTTTGGTCCATTTACTCTAGCTGACGGTTATTACGGCCAGACGCTGAACTTAGATATGACCGTATACGTGCCGTGGAGCACATCACAATGCCCGACGCTTGTAGTGACGACATACGTGGGAGATTTAGCCCACATGCAAATCGACTCGATCTCCTTTACGGCATCTGGGTACGGCAACGGCGCGTGTAGATATGAGGTGAGGAGGACGGTCACGCTCAGCTCTTCCGCAATCGGGTTCTGGTACGACGAGGCGAGGGCTAGGGACAAGGCCGTGGTTATAAGAGTTTCGTTTAACTACAACGTCTCAGAAGTGGTAATATACAGAGTGGACATCTCGGGATACAGATTTGCAGAAAACTACATAGATAAAAACGTTAACTCATGGCTGACCCTTGTACTCAGGGGCTACTACTCGCAGACGCTTAGAGCTTGCACTATGGCGAGGTTGCCGCAAGTGAACTATACAGTGGTCTTGGCCAATATAGAGACGTATAGCGCGGCAGCGGGAACAAGGCCCGCCGACTTCCTTGCCGTTAACGTAGGCGCTCCAAGTGGGTATAAAATACAGAGCGTGGAATTCCGCATTAGACCGTCTGCCGCATTTGCGCCTCCTGTTAATGTGTACGTCAAGGGTACGAAGTTTGAAGAGCCCTGGTGGTTGACTTGGACGTTTAGAATTGCCCAAGCGATAAAGACGGTACTAGACTTCCTTGGCCTCATACCAGGTCCTTTGAGCTGGTTTATAGATAGAGTTTTTGATCTCCGCGGATTATTATACCCGGATTTGACTATTACGCAGACCGCTGATTATGTTGCTGTAACTTGGCGTGCTGGAGTGTACGACAGTTATTACCAAGTGGCGTTTGAAATTGGCGTGGCTAACGTAGACAGAGTGCTAGAGGCGACTAATGTATATGTCTCAAATTCTGCCTATTTGTGCATGTACGCGCCCATTTCATCACAGATGCCTAAGCTAGATACCAATGCCCCATTTGATACCCAATACCTCAGACACTGGGTATACGGCATAAGGGTTACCCGTGACATCCCGTTTATAGTAGATGCGGCTGGTTAGAGAGCTTGGCCTAAAATATTTGGCTTTTTCCCCAGCTATCCTAGCCTTTCCCTACCTTTCCTACGGGCCGCTGGTGAGCTGGGATCCCTCTTGGGGTTTTAGGATGGGGGTTGGGCTGATGGGCCTCGGGCATTATCTATACTTAGTCATGCAAGTGGCGTACTATGCTTGTAAACTCCCGCCGAAATACATAGCCCTTTCCACAGCGGCTTTTTTAGCATACTTCTTGTCTTTGACGCGGCCTGAGCTGGTCGTCTTGTCGCTAGTCGGGCTTATCTACTCAGCGGCTGTTGTTTTGTACTTCGGCGTGAAAGACGGAGTTTTCGCGAACTGGCTTGGGGCTATCGCGTGGCTATTCCTCTGGAACTTAATAGGAGGGGTTTTGTCAATTCCAGCGCATATTTACTTCGGCGGGGGAGACATATGGCTGTGGTGGAGGGAGCCCCCGGCAGATCCCCTCTACGCGCTGGCAGTGGGAATTGCGGGGGCCGTGGCGACGTGGGCTTTGGGTAAAATCCGCCTACTGGTTGAATTCACCTGCCGGTAGCGTAATGTTTATAAAGCCGTTTTTTTTGACATATGTTGTCTAGAAGAGCGTTAATAACTGCGATGTTATTAATTGCAGTACTAAGGGCGGCGGATATTTCCAGCTACGTCTTCGTAGAGTTTAACCCGGGAGACGGCTTTCCCTACGTTGTGATTAACTCCACAGCGGTTGAGCCAGTGCCCATAGTCTACATCATGGTAGAGAGAGATATAATAATGCAGGAAATGGCTTTAAACACCACCATGTACTTGCCCCAGGGCGTGTACCTTGCCTTACCCAGGAGGTATTTCGCGCCGCGGCCGCCGGCGCCTCCGCCGGGCGTAAGGGGGCGTGTGGTGGACATAGAGGTAGAGGGCTTGGGAGTAGCCCGGGTTGTCATCGCCAGAAACGCCACGGAGATCCCCAACGCCGTGGCTTACTATGTGTATCTAGACGCGGAGGAGAGAGGCGGGAGGTATTACTACAAAGGCAAGCCGCTGGACGTCAGAAGGCCCAAGACGCCGAGGGACCGGGCGGGCGGTAGCGCCCAGGGTAGCGAGCCCGTGGGCCAAGCGGAGCCGATGTACTACACAGAGACTAAAAGCGGCACCGCCGTAAGTAGCTGGGCGAGATACGTCTTCAACCCAGCGTCGCCAATTAACGTGAGAAACCCCCCATCTTCTAGCTACACGCCGGTGAGGTACTTCAACGCCACGGGTTACGCCAACAACGACTTTGTAATGGGCACAACTCCATGGGCCTATCTAGGCCATGGCGTCTCTGACATATATCTAGCCATCCAAGGGGGGTCGAGTAGCTCTATCCGCTACTCCCTTTGCCCCTACTCCACGCCTACTCCAACTCCCCCGGCGTCGCCCACCGCCTCCCCATGCGTGCGCAACTCCCAGACCGCGCCGAGCTTCGGCCGCTACCTATTGGCGCGTATAAGCGCGGCGCCCTATGCCAATAGCTATTTATGGTTCTACGCAGAGATTTACAACCCACTTAACCTTCCCATCAACGCCTCTATAGCTGTGGTGTACAACAGGCCCGCCCCTTCGGACGGCTCCGTCTACTCTTTGCTAACGGCCAACTGGCTCTCCTCAGTGGGCCAGCCGGGATACACATTCGGCGCAGACTACGGCTACAGCGTGAGGGTGTCCAGACTCCTCTTTACTGTTAGAATACCACCAGGCGCCCAGATGCCTATAAACATTGCGTTAGTAGGCCTGGCGGTATACACCTGTAGCCCCAGCTCTACACTTACCGTAAAGATATACACGCCGGCCGACCCAAACGCCTACGTCACAGCCACGGGGCAGAAGTACACATCTGCCGAATGCGCCACATACTTCTTTAGCGACATATACGGAACTTTGCCGGAATCAGCCGTAGTTCCGTTACTAGCGGCGAATTCTACGGTGATACCGCTGATTATAGAGTTTAATCCCAGCCTCTATGCCAGCTACCCAAATCGAGTAACTGTGACGTTTAAATCACTATTTGCCTTCGGCCAGCGCTGGCCAGAGATATGGAGACACAACGCCAACAATTGGATAAGCAGTTCTAAGACTTACCCATACACAACATTACCTGTTAAAGTTGTTTTTAGAGATTACTTAGCATTTTCAGTGTGGTCCACTGCGTATAATTTAAAGAACGAGTCGGTATCTCCATGGACAGATCTCAACATATTAGCTTACGCCGTGTTGACTACACAAGTAGGCTCTAGCGTAGCTTACGATCCACCCTCGTTCCCTAGGGCTTCGCTACAGTACATCCCTCTCGATCAATATCTTCAACTTAAGAAGGTGTGTCTGGCGTTTGAGAGCGTAAAGGCTGGCGCGGTTGGCTCGTTGACTACCTACGTCAGCGTTGAGGGGCAGAACCCGTGGCTTGAGGCGTTTGCCTCCATTGTTTCCGCCGTTACTAATGCAATTGGAAACACTATAACAGGTTATCAGATAATAAGCAAGATTTTTGGACTGGCGATGCCCTCGTTTTTAGGACCCCTTGGCTACGTGGTTTGGGGGCTTGGCATATTCGCGGCGTTAGTGCCCATGTCTGGAAATATCAACTGTGCGCCGTCTTCAGACTGGCTCTCTCACGGCTACGACGCGGGTACTGGGTACATAAAGGCGGCGGGATGGAAAATAGGCACGAATGAGTTGCCGTCTTACGCCGGGGGGCTTAAGGTGAAGATCTCTATGCTGATTGACCACTCGTTTTACCACAGTGTAAAAACCGTTGCGCCGGGAAGCGGGATATACGTAGACTTCTTCTCCTATGCCATATTTGACTCCTCTAACTACTTCACAGGGCCGTTGGAGCCCTATGCGCTGGGCGTTGGGAGGTTCTATCTTAAAATCCAGTAGTCTTTTTTCCCTCAGCCTCCTCTTCCTCTTCTCGGCGTCACTCCTCCCCCTGGGATCTGCCCAGCTTATCCGCGCCAATGTGGCGTATACCTTCTCGGTCGTGTCGGCCGTGTGCCTCTTCGTGTCGTGCCGCCGTTATTTTTACACAGCCGCGGCGTTTGGGGCCGTTTTGTGGGGGCTGTCCTTCGCCTACCCCCACTTCCTCGTGGCGTTTCTCTCCATGTGGCTTTACCTGGGCTGGGCTTGGCTCGGCTTGCTGTGGGCCTCTTGGAGGCTTTGGAGAGTTAAAGGCGTTGTCACCGCCTTTGCGGCGCTGTATGTGATAAACCTTATGTACATACCCCTCGAATTTGCCAATTTATTGCCCGATTGGGCGCTGGCGGCAATAGGGGACAACCCTCGCACGACCTTCCTCAACTGGGCTAGGTATTTGCTAACCTATCTCACCACCATGGCCGTGTTGCAGACAATCCGCGTCTTGGCCAAGCTCGACCAGCGGCGCCGCTAGGATAGGAGGTGGCTTCCGTCGCAGTGCGCACCTGGTGTGTTCAAATCGGCGAACTCCTCCCGGCAGATGTTGAACTGGAGGCCGTGGCGCCTGGCGTATTCAGCCACAAGCGCCAGGATTCTCCTCCTGTACTCCCTCGGCGCGTACCACTGTCCGTGGAAGTACTGCCCCTCTTGGAAGTACATCCTCCGCCACGTGAGTGCTTTGTCTGGAAAGGCCTTTGCCAGGCGGGCAAAGTTATCTCTCTTGGCCTTATACGTACTGGCGACGAGATGTTTAGCCCCGGCCTCAGCGGCTTTTGACACCACCTCCTCAATATTGTCCACGTCGTCGTTGAGCAAGGGAATTAAGGGGTCAAGCCTCACTGCGACGGGCACTCCAGCCTCCGAAAGGCGCCTTACGGCGTCAAGCCTCCCCGCGGGCCGCGGCGCCCCAGGCTCTAATACCGACGCCAGCTCTTCTCTAAGCGTGGTGATTGTGATCTGCACCGCCACACGCCCCCTGTGTCTTTGGAAGATGTCTAAATCCCGGAGGACGAGGGGGGACTTCGTCACTATAAGCACCTTGTACCCCCTCTCCAAGAGCATTTGCAATACCCTCCGGGTCAGCCCCAGCCTCGCCTCTGGAGGGGTGTAGGGGTCGGAAGAGTTAGATAGGGACACCACGGCGCCTTTTGGAATTTTTTCCAGATCCCGCCTCACTTTATCCAATAGGTCCTCCTTGGGCCGGGGATTGAAGGCATCTGGTATATACGACGTGATGTAGCAGTAAAGACACCCGTGGCCGCAGCCGGTGTAGGGGTTGAGGCCGTATTTAAAGGGGCAGGTGCAGAGGGGGTTGCCCCAGGGGTCAAAGGGCCTGACGACGCTAAGCGATATGCGCATATCGGGCGGCTATCTCCTCTGCCCCACCTCTATCCCCAGCTCTCTCAGCTGTTTGCTAAGCATTTTCAACATGGTCTTGACGTCTATCTCGGCCACGCGTCCGTTGACAATTTCAAAATGTATCCAGTCGTGGGCAACCTTAAGCCTCCTCGCCCTAGATATCCTCATACGCCTCACGTACAGCCCCATCTCCTCCAAGTTGGGATCCACCTCTATTTGTATAACCACGTCTGCCAAGTGGACGGATGTAGCCAACACGCCGTATACCTCCTCCACGTCTGTATGCGCAGTAGCCACGACTATGGAGTCGGTATGCCTGGCAAAGATCTTAAAGGCGCGGAACACGTCTAGCGCAGACCCCGGGCTTCTTATCAACACTTCGTTAAGCGAGTCCACCACGACGACGCCCCCTCTGAAATCCCCGGCGAATTCAGCCAGCTTATTCACCAAGGCGTAGGCGTCAGGCGTCTCAAGCCTGTGTCTAAACGTCGGCTTCAACTTGGCCAGCCGCTCGCCGGGCGCGACAAATCCGTCAACAACTATTACCCGGTCCGCCGGCCCCCCGTGGCTTTTTAACTCCTCTAAAACCTCGTCTGCCAGCGCGTCAATGGCGAAGAACAAAACGGGCGCCCCTGCCCTTGCCGCCGTCGCCGCTATAGTTGAGGCGAAGAAAGTCTTCCCCACTCCGAGGAAGCCCTCAATTAGGACCACGTAGCCAGGGGGGATGCCATCGGGAATCTGCTCGTCTACTGGATCAATTCCCGTCTTAAAACCCATGTAAAAAACGCGACGGCCTTATTAAAAACTTCGCCTCCAATCAATAAGTATAACACTTTGCGGAGCGGGCCCCTCCGGCATCCTAACAAAGGGGCGTTTATTTTTACCTCCAAGAATGCTGTTATATACGCAAAAGAGCCGCGACAAATATTCCCAATAAACGCCGTGAAGAGATGCGGTACTCCTGACTCTTCGTTGTAGTTTACAAATCCGTGGGCGGCGGCGTTTATCACCTCGCCTGCGTCTGGTGTAAAGAGCAGAACAACACTTGTGCACCTAACAGTCTCGTCGTAAAACTCCACTATCGCCGTCAATGCGACTGTAACCAGCAGTGTGGCGATTACTACTGCTAGAGATCATAGTGTAGTGAACAATACCTATTTTTCGTTAATAACGGATTTTAAATGCTGTTGCCTAACAGAGAGGGAATAAAAATGGCACGGCCCCTAATAATACAGCTTTTTTAAACTCACCACGGCCTTTGTTCCATCTAGTACCGCCTCGGCGTAGTAGCCGTCTTTCAAGGGGCCTGGGTTGACGACGATCGTATCGCCGATTATGTCAATGCCTCTATCCTCGTGTATGTGGCCGTGGACGGAGAGAATCGGTTGTTTTTCCTCGATGTATTTCTTAACCGCCAGGCTGCCAACTGGCCTTACCCCGCCCACTTTGTCTAAATGTCCCCTCGGCGGGTTGTGGACCACCAAGACGTGGGGCGTGGGCGTAAGG
It encodes the following:
- a CDS encoding SPL family radical SAM protein, which translates into the protein MRISLSVVRPFDPWGNPLCTCPFKYGLNPYTGCGHGCLYCYITSYIPDAFNPRPKEDLLDKVRRDLEKIPKGAVVSLSNSSDPYTPPEARLGLTRRVLQMLLERGYKVLIVTKSPLVLRDLDIFQRHRGRVAVQITITTLREELASVLEPGAPRPAGRLDAVRRLSEAGVPVAVRLDPLIPLLNDDVDNIEEVVSKAAEAGAKHLVASTYKAKRDNFARLAKAFPDKALTWRRMYFQEGQYFHGQWYAPREYRRRILALVAEYARRHGLQFNICREEFADLNTPGAHCDGSHLLS
- a CDS encoding RAD55 family ATPase, with the translated sequence MGFKTGIDPVDEQIPDGIPPGYVVLIEGFLGVGKTFFASTIAATAARAGAPVLFFAIDALADEVLEELKSHGGPADRVIVVDGFVAPGERLAKLKPTFRHRLETPDAYALVNKLAEFAGDFRGGVVVVDSLNEVLIRSPGSALDVFRAFKIFARHTDSIVVATAHTDVEEVYGVLATSVHLADVVIQIEVDPNLEEMGLYVRRMRISRARRLKVAHDWIHFEIVNGRVAEIDVKTMLKMLSKQLRELGIEVGQRR